In one Winogradskyella sp. MH6 genomic region, the following are encoded:
- a CDS encoding DUF3817 domain-containing protein, which translates to MSKLLPTFRIVALLEGVSYILLLFIATPIKYLADDPQYVRMLGMPHGLLFIAYVVLAVLMSKDMKWDNRTLWIVLIASIIPFGTFYIDRKYLKTVNA; encoded by the coding sequence ATGTCAAAATTATTACCGACATTTAGAATAGTAGCCCTTCTGGAAGGTGTGTCTTACATTTTATTACTATTTATTGCTACGCCTATAAAGTACCTTGCTGATGACCCTCAGTATGTAAGAATGTTAGGAATGCCACACGGACTTTTGTTTATTGCTTATGTTGTTTTGGCTGTTTTAATGAGTAAAGACATGAAATGGGATAACCGCACTTTATGGATTGTGCTTATTGCATCTATTATTCCTTTTGGTACGTTTTATATTGATAGAAAATACCTAAAAACAGTAAATGCTTAG
- a CDS encoding mechanosensitive ion channel family protein yields MLSIRHYIYDLLIEQGVSENTAQYLNMLALLLGLLIIAFIVDYITKRILWKFSASIANRTKTNFDNILISNKLPRNVAHIIPLIILIEFVPDVFSDFSYFENIVEKTLKIITILLTLRIIRSFLNSVKDYLKTLPRYKDKPIDSYIQVFMIFAWILGIFATFSILTGVTFLNFAISLGTASAVILLIFKDTILGFVASIQVSINDMVRIGDWITFEKYGADGDVIEINLATVKVQNWDKTITTIPTYALISDSFKNWRGMMNSGGRRIKRSVIIKASTIKFLSDDDIERFKHIELISNYIEQRSKEIKKFNTEKGINKSILINGRNLTNFGVFRKYLQTYMDNHSAINKDMTLMVRQLEPTPQGIPMEIYAFSSDIRWENYEYIIGDVFDHVLASVKYFDLEIYELSLGNNN; encoded by the coding sequence ATGCTTAGTATAAGACATTACATATACGATTTGCTTATAGAGCAAGGTGTTTCTGAAAATACTGCACAGTATTTAAATATGCTAGCACTATTATTAGGACTACTTATTATTGCATTTATTGTAGATTATATTACCAAACGTATACTTTGGAAATTTTCTGCAAGTATTGCCAACCGTACCAAAACCAACTTTGACAATATATTAATAAGCAACAAACTTCCTAGAAATGTTGCGCATATCATTCCTTTAATCATTCTTATTGAGTTTGTTCCAGATGTATTTTCAGACTTTTCATATTTTGAGAATATAGTTGAGAAAACCCTTAAGATTATTACCATCTTACTCACGCTAAGGATTATTAGAAGTTTCCTTAACTCAGTAAAAGATTATCTTAAAACATTACCAAGATATAAAGACAAACCTATAGATAGCTACATCCAGGTGTTTATGATCTTTGCCTGGATACTTGGAATTTTTGCAACCTTTTCCATTCTTACAGGCGTAACATTTTTGAATTTTGCCATTTCTTTAGGAACAGCTTCTGCGGTGATTTTGTTGATTTTTAAAGATACTATTCTTGGTTTTGTTGCCAGTATTCAAGTATCCATCAATGATATGGTACGTATTGGAGATTGGATTACTTTCGAAAAATATGGTGCTGATGGTGATGTTATTGAAATTAACCTAGCCACAGTAAAAGTGCAAAACTGGGATAAAACCATAACTACGATTCCTACTTATGCGCTGATATCTGACTCGTTTAAAAACTGGCGAGGTATGATGAATTCTGGTGGCAGACGAATAAAGCGATCGGTAATTATAAAAGCTTCTACTATTAAGTTTTTATCTGATGATGATATAGAACGCTTTAAACATATTGAGCTTATTTCTAATTATATTGAACAACGTTCTAAAGAGATAAAAAAGTTTAATACAGAAAAAGGCATCAATAAATCCATTCTTATCAATGGTAGAAACCTTACCAACTTTGGTGTTTTTAGGAAGTATCTACAGACTTATATGGATAACCACTCTGCTATAAATAAAGATATGACATTAATGGTGCGCCAACTAGAACCTACACCACAAGGTATCCCTATGGAAATTTACGCTTTTAGCAGCGATATTCGTTGGGAAAACTACGAGTATATTATTGGTGATGTTTTTGACCATGTTTTGGCCTCTGTAAAGTATTTTGATTTAGAAATCTACGAACTGTCTTTAGGTAACAATAACTAA
- a CDS encoding acyl-CoA thioesterase, with product MRFHTRKWVKPEDLNANGTLFGGQLLAWIDEEAALYTIIQLENSKVVTKYMSEINFMASAKQGDIIEIGIEVTKFGKSSMTLKCEARNKMTRETILTIDNLIMVNLGPDGKPKPHGKTEVEFVKDRLKDND from the coding sequence ATGAGATTCCATACAAGAAAATGGGTAAAACCCGAAGATTTAAATGCCAACGGAACACTATTTGGAGGTCAGCTTTTGGCTTGGATAGATGAGGAAGCGGCATTGTACACCATAATTCAACTCGAAAACTCTAAAGTGGTAACCAAATACATGTCAGAAATCAATTTTATGGCTTCTGCTAAGCAAGGTGATATCATTGAAATTGGTATTGAAGTAACCAAATTCGGTAAATCATCAATGACTTTAAAATGCGAGGCCAGAAACAAAATGACCAGAGAAACCATCCTAACGATTGACAACCTTATCATGGTAAATCTTGGTCCTGATGGTAAACCAAAACCTCATGGAAAAACAGAGGTAGAATTTGTAAAAGATAGATTAAAAGACAACGATTAG
- a CDS encoding DUF72 domain-containing protein encodes MKFGSVDHPEHIDFTLPPDHPDTLKTLQKNPSDNTQVFVGCAKWNKADLKGFYPRGTKDELEYYSRQFNSIELNATFYRIFPPEQFEKWYDKTPDNFKFFPKLNQEISHWKRLNDDVAPVVDNYLYSAVNLKEKLGCVFLQMHNNFAPKDFDRVINFIEGWPKEIPLAVEFRHTGWYNDKAIAEDLYQLLEENNISNIIVDSAGRRDIMHMRLTNSRAFVRYVGANHPSDYTRLDDWVERLKHWKDNGIEEIDFFVHQNIEKESPLLSAYLIKKLNAELGTDLKIPNEEQQQKLL; translated from the coding sequence ATGAAATTTGGAAGTGTAGACCATCCTGAACATATAGATTTTACTCTGCCGCCAGACCATCCTGACACCTTAAAAACACTACAAAAAAATCCTTCAGATAATACTCAGGTTTTTGTAGGCTGTGCCAAATGGAACAAGGCAGATTTAAAAGGATTCTATCCAAGAGGAACAAAAGACGAGTTAGAATATTATTCACGTCAGTTTAATTCTATTGAGCTCAATGCAACGTTTTATAGAATTTTCCCTCCCGAACAGTTTGAAAAATGGTATGATAAAACACCAGATAATTTTAAATTCTTTCCAAAACTAAATCAAGAAATTAGCCATTGGAAACGTCTAAATGATGATGTTGCACCTGTGGTAGATAATTACCTTTACAGTGCTGTAAATCTCAAAGAAAAGTTAGGCTGTGTCTTTTTGCAAATGCACAATAATTTTGCTCCAAAAGATTTTGATCGTGTGATAAATTTTATTGAAGGTTGGCCAAAAGAGATTCCTTTAGCTGTAGAGTTTAGGCATACAGGCTGGTACAACGACAAAGCCATAGCTGAAGATTTATACCAATTATTAGAAGAAAACAATATTTCAAACATTATTGTAGATAGTGCAGGACGACGCGATATTATGCACATGCGTTTAACCAATTCTAGAGCATTTGTGCGTTATGTGGGAGCAAATCATCCAAGTGACTACACACGTTTAGATGATTGGGTAGAGCGATTAAAGCATTGGAAAGACAATGGTATTGAAGAAATAGACTTTTTTGTACATCAAAATATTGAAAAAGAGTCTCCTTTACTTTCAGCGTATTTAATTAAAAAGCTAAATGCCGAATTAGGAACAGATTTAAAGATTCCAAATGAGGAGCAGCAACAAAAACTTTTATAA
- a CDS encoding glyoxalase: MATRTEHLLSIRPVISSAKIYDSMSSDELFQNKTLRPIIKMQHDLFIAVFKNYIAKHKNVFYELSVSKQLSYIDNAIHKDMKFRNSVKGMIIGQFTEEEYAIYIQNSSALNKRMMNIVKERFIDSIQAFTKPEVLKAV, translated from the coding sequence ATGGCAACACGCACTGAGCATTTATTGTCTATTAGACCTGTAATTTCTTCTGCAAAAATTTATGATTCCATGAGTTCTGATGAGCTATTTCAGAATAAAACATTACGACCTATTATAAAAATGCAACATGATTTGTTTATCGCGGTTTTTAAAAACTACATTGCTAAACACAAGAATGTGTTTTACGAATTAAGTGTGTCTAAACAACTGTCTTATATAGACAATGCTATTCACAAGGATATGAAGTTTAGAAACTCTGTAAAAGGAATGATTATTGGTCAGTTTACAGAAGAAGAATATGCAATTTATATTCAGAATTCATCTGCTTTAAATAAGCGAATGATGAATATCGTAAAAGAGCGTTTTATTGATAGTATTCAAGCATTTACCAAGCCAGAGGTTTTGAAGGCGGTTTAG
- a CDS encoding DUF2461 domain-containing protein, with product MSAIIPKETFSFFNKLAKNNNRDWFNEHKPEFKAIETKIKSAYNHLGELMSAHDQIEKIKIFRIYRDVRFSKNKLPYKTHFGGSFARKKPELRGGYYLHIQPNNESFIATGFWEPNKEDLFRIRKEFEMDDSEMREILNDKTFSKTWGSFFGDELKTAPKGFDKEHPAIDLIRKKQYIFIKKYSDEEVQQEDFLDNVNDAFKKIRPFFDYMSDVLTTNLNGESLL from the coding sequence ATGAGTGCCATTATACCAAAAGAAACATTTTCCTTCTTTAATAAACTAGCCAAAAACAATAATAGAGATTGGTTCAATGAGCATAAACCAGAATTTAAAGCCATTGAAACTAAAATCAAATCTGCATACAACCACTTAGGAGAATTGATGAGTGCTCACGATCAGATTGAAAAAATTAAAATCTTTAGAATTTACAGAGATGTACGTTTTTCAAAAAACAAGCTACCATATAAAACACATTTTGGAGGCTCTTTTGCAAGAAAAAAGCCAGAGTTAAGAGGTGGTTATTATCTTCACATTCAACCCAACAATGAATCGTTTATTGCTACAGGATTCTGGGAACCAAACAAGGAAGATTTATTTAGAATTAGAAAAGAGTTTGAAATGGATGATAGTGAAATGAGAGAAATTCTAAATGATAAAACGTTTAGTAAAACTTGGGGAAGCTTTTTTGGTGATGAGCTAAAAACAGCACCAAAAGGTTTTGATAAAGAACATCCAGCCATAGATCTTATTCGCAAAAAGCAATACATATTCATCAAAAAGTATTCAGATGAAGAAGTGCAACAAGAAGATTTTCTTGATAATGTAAATGATGCTTTTAAGAAAATTAGGCCTTTCTTTGATTATATGAGCGATGTACTCACTACAAACCTCAATGGAGAGTCATTGCTATAG
- a CDS encoding DUF1328 family protein, with protein sequence MLRWTITFIIIAIIAGILGFGGIAGGAATIAKICFFLFLVLFVISLFRGSAKKL encoded by the coding sequence ATGTTACGTTGGACAATCACATTTATAATCATCGCAATTATTGCCGGAATCCTAGGATTTGGTGGAATAGCAGGAGGAGCAGCTACAATAGCGAAAATATGTTTCTTCTTGTTTTTAGTACTTTTTGTAATCTCTCTTTTTAGAGGATCAGCAAAAAAACTATAG
- a CDS encoding mechanosensitive ion channel family protein, which yields MKEQFNNALGNLISKLEGWFNTIIEYIPNFILAILVMVASYFAAKYISKLVSKLVSKKVNQESITAAIARVTAVVVVTLGLFISLGVMNLGKALTSLLAGAGVVGLAIGLALQGTLANTFAGLILSFRKKIQIGNWVETTGYSGEVIDINLKDFTLKEADNNIVVIPNKTILENPLKNYSLTTRMRVFLECGVGYESDLEKVEQLTKEVIAKTFDQVEKPENVEFYYTEFGDSSINYLCRFWIDAESMLEKLRAKTKAIIEIKKAYDKEGINIPFPIRTLQFDNKLSVKSQDLQEAFSNN from the coding sequence ATGAAAGAGCAATTTAATAATGCCCTTGGAAATCTTATTTCTAAACTCGAGGGTTGGTTTAACACAATTATAGAATACATACCCAATTTTATACTAGCCATTTTGGTGATGGTAGCATCATATTTTGCTGCTAAGTACATTAGCAAGTTAGTGAGTAAGCTGGTGTCTAAAAAAGTAAATCAAGAGTCTATAACTGCGGCTATAGCAAGAGTTACAGCAGTCGTAGTGGTTACCTTGGGATTATTTATTTCACTTGGTGTTATGAATTTAGGTAAAGCCTTGACTTCATTATTGGCTGGTGCTGGTGTAGTTGGTTTGGCAATAGGTCTAGCTTTACAAGGTACACTCGCCAATACGTTTGCTGGTCTTATATTATCATTCAGAAAGAAAATTCAGATTGGTAATTGGGTGGAAACTACAGGATATTCGGGTGAAGTTATAGATATTAATCTTAAAGACTTTACCCTAAAGGAAGCAGATAATAATATTGTTGTTATTCCTAATAAAACCATCTTAGAAAACCCATTAAAAAACTATTCCTTAACTACCAGAATGCGAGTTTTCTTAGAGTGTGGTGTAGGCTATGAATCAGACTTAGAAAAAGTAGAACAGCTTACAAAAGAAGTTATTGCTAAAACCTTTGACCAAGTTGAAAAGCCAGAGAACGTAGAATTTTATTATACTGAGTTTGGTGATAGTTCTATCAATTACTTATGTAGATTTTGGATTGATGCCGAAAGTATGCTCGAAAAGTTAAGAGCTAAAACCAAAGCCATTATAGAAATAAAAAAGGCTTATGATAAAGAAGGTATTAATATTCCTTTCCCTATCAGAACACTGCAATTTGACAATAAGCTTAGTGTAAAGTCTCAAGACTTACAAGAGGCGTTTTCAAACAATTAA
- a CDS encoding Dps family protein produces MSYLNMNDEKLLPTVVELNTLLADYHIYYQNLRNFHWNILGDNFFELHEKFEELYTDARVKIDEIAERILTLRYHPMSNLKDYLKASSIEEVSSKKTDKEMVDSILDNHAILLRQMSKVIDKAEQTNDEGTIDLIGAYIRELEKSSWMLDAFTKETASQLNEV; encoded by the coding sequence ATGAGCTACTTAAATATGAACGACGAAAAATTATTACCAACTGTTGTAGAATTGAATACTTTATTAGCAGATTACCATATTTACTATCAAAACTTAAGAAATTTCCATTGGAACATTCTAGGTGATAATTTCTTTGAATTACACGAAAAATTCGAAGAGTTATATACAGATGCAAGAGTAAAAATAGATGAAATTGCCGAACGTATTCTTACTTTAAGATATCATCCAATGAGTAATTTAAAAGATTACCTAAAGGCATCATCAATTGAAGAAGTATCTTCAAAAAAAACAGACAAAGAGATGGTAGACTCCATTTTAGACAACCATGCAATATTACTCAGACAAATGTCTAAAGTAATCGATAAGGCAGAACAAACAAACGACGAAGGTACCATAGATCTTATTGGTGCTTATATTAGAGAATTAGAAAAAAGTAGCTGGATGTTAGATGCATTTACCAAAGAAACCGCATCACAATTAAATGAAGTATAA
- the truA gene encoding tRNA pseudouridine(38-40) synthase TruA — MFDKRYYYLIKIQYLGYRFHGWQKQPDVKTLHLMIDRTLKYILGDTRFKTLGAGRTDAMVSANEAALELFIYNQPIEDFEGFLELFNYNLPQDIRALSIREVDKDFNIIQDSKIKEYHYVFSQGQKNHPFCAPILTTILKPLNIDLMKEGAKLFEGTHNFKTYCYKATNKGEYQRTIEYCEIVDNTIYTANFFPKESYVFIIRGKGFMRNQIRLMMGCLIKLGRGEVTLDYIKETLKEDSKEVMDYIAPASGLILHRLDFE; from the coding sequence ATGTTTGACAAACGCTACTATTACCTCATAAAAATTCAATATTTAGGCTATCGATTTCATGGTTGGCAAAAACAACCAGATGTAAAAACCTTACATCTTATGATTGATAGAACCTTAAAGTATATTCTCGGTGACACAAGATTTAAGACCCTTGGAGCAGGTAGAACAGATGCTATGGTTTCGGCTAATGAAGCTGCTTTAGAATTGTTTATTTACAATCAACCTATTGAAGATTTTGAAGGGTTTTTAGAACTGTTCAATTATAATTTACCACAAGATATAAGAGCCTTATCTATAAGAGAAGTTGATAAGGATTTTAATATCATACAAGATTCTAAAATAAAGGAATACCATTATGTATTTTCACAGGGACAAAAAAATCATCCGTTTTGTGCGCCTATTTTAACGACTATTTTAAAGCCTCTTAACATAGATTTAATGAAAGAAGGGGCTAAATTGTTTGAAGGAACGCACAACTTTAAAACCTATTGCTACAAAGCTACCAACAAGGGAGAATATCAGAGAACTATTGAGTATTGCGAAATTGTAGATAACACTATTTATACGGCTAATTTTTTTCCAAAAGAATCTTATGTTTTTATTATAAGAGGAAAAGGTTTTATGCGAAACCAAATCCGTTTAATGATGGGTTGTCTTATAAAATTAGGGAGAGGTGAAGTAACTTTAGATTATATAAAGGAAACTTTAAAAGAAGACAGTAAAGAGGTTATGGATTATATAGCACCAGCTTCAGGACTAATTCTTCATAGATTAGATTTTGAATAA
- a CDS encoding zinc-dependent metalloprotease, whose translation MKNFTISTVIVFFSLFTYSVFAQQCAFDHQREELLQDPNYVQQEQLTEQKIQNFISNNELAQRNGTIYTIPVVVHVLHLGEAEGIGSNISDAQIQSSIDNLNDFYRGLTPGSSVDFEIEFVLAQRDPNCAATTGINRVDASGIPGYASNGVNVADSGGADYETIRDYINWPSTDYLNFWIVTELDNNDGGFGYQGYAYFYNEFSSYYGSVMMASVFGYDPGNTNGWGLNSNGDNSTVVHEVGHYLHLYHTFQGDDTDNDGISDTCPADITVGTDSDGCADTVPHQRETSTCPANNTCTGSPWVDNNTVNNVMSYYYCTDRLTEDQKTRARAAMTDTAIVESKGDEAPEVGFVAPTTVCSANSPASNNFSGIISVELNSTTFTSSTTAGDGGNLDRSVNCSGLFNIDTDNAYTMNVEITGGNAHQLGVWIDWNNDGDFDDDAETQHYSQDIVGGAIVPVSLTYPSTIPYDSYVRIRLMTDVDDAYGVGIINSACYTSLGYGQSEDYALYIEPGTLSIDDINTNELMIYSDGSNDQLVVKGQLLEVSTANLYDIQGRLVKSQILETSSSRNTLNVSGLSSGIYIVKVSNNIQSKVKKVILD comes from the coding sequence ATGAAAAACTTTACAATTAGTACTGTAATAGTATTCTTTTCTTTATTTACTTATTCTGTTTTTGCGCAGCAATGTGCATTTGATCACCAAAGGGAAGAATTATTGCAAGATCCAAACTATGTTCAGCAAGAACAACTTACTGAGCAAAAAATTCAGAATTTTATATCAAATAATGAATTGGCTCAACGAAATGGTACCATTTATACAATACCTGTTGTTGTGCATGTATTACATTTGGGTGAAGCAGAAGGAATAGGTTCAAATATTTCTGACGCTCAAATTCAAAGTAGTATAGATAATCTTAATGATTTTTATAGAGGTTTAACACCAGGTAGTTCAGTTGATTTTGAGATTGAATTTGTTTTAGCTCAGAGAGATCCTAATTGTGCAGCTACTACAGGAATTAATAGAGTTGATGCTTCTGGAATTCCTGGTTATGCCAGTAATGGAGTTAATGTAGCTGATTCTGGAGGTGCTGATTATGAAACGATAAGAGATTATATAAATTGGCCATCCACGGATTATCTTAATTTTTGGATAGTAACTGAATTAGATAATAATGATGGTGGTTTTGGTTACCAAGGTTACGCTTATTTTTACAATGAATTTAGTAGTTATTATGGCTCTGTAATGATGGCTTCGGTTTTTGGTTATGATCCAGGAAACACCAATGGTTGGGGTTTAAATTCTAACGGAGATAATAGTACAGTTGTTCATGAGGTAGGTCACTATTTGCATTTGTATCATACTTTTCAAGGTGATGATACAGATAATGATGGTATTTCAGATACATGTCCTGCGGATATTACTGTAGGTACAGATAGTGATGGTTGTGCAGATACTGTGCCACATCAAAGAGAAACAAGTACGTGTCCTGCAAATAACACATGTACAGGTAGTCCTTGGGTAGATAATAATACAGTTAACAATGTAATGAGTTATTATTATTGTACAGATAGACTAACTGAAGATCAGAAAACAAGAGCAAGAGCAGCTATGACAGATACTGCTATTGTAGAGTCTAAAGGTGATGAAGCACCAGAAGTTGGTTTTGTAGCTCCTACTACTGTATGTTCTGCAAATTCACCTGCTAGTAACAATTTTTCTGGTATCATCAGTGTAGAATTAAATTCTACAACTTTTACATCATCGACAACAGCTGGTGATGGTGGTAACCTAGATAGAAGTGTTAATTGTAGCGGACTTTTCAATATAGATACAGATAATGCTTATACAATGAATGTTGAAATTACTGGTGGAAACGCTCATCAATTAGGTGTGTGGATAGATTGGAATAACGATGGTGATTTTGATGATGATGCTGAAACACAACATTATTCTCAAGATATTGTTGGTGGTGCTATAGTGCCTGTATCATTAACATATCCATCTACGATTCCTTATGATAGTTATGTGAGAATTAGATTGATGACAGATGTTGATGATGCTTATGGTGTAGGAATTATAAATTCAGCTTGCTACACATCATTAGGTTATGGGCAGTCAGAAGATTATGCACTATACATAGAGCCTGGTACATTATCTATAGACGATATTAATACTAATGAATTGATGATATACTCAGATGGTTCTAATGACCAATTAGTTGTTAAAGGACAATTATTAGAAGTATCTACAGCGAATCTATATGATATACAAGGTAGGTTGGTCAAGAGTCAAATATTAGAGACTTCTTCTTCCAGAAATACCTTGAATGTATCAGGATTAAGCAGTGGAATTTATATTGTAAAAGTTTCTAATAATATTCAATCAAAAGTTAAGAAAGTAATTTTAGATTAA
- the hisIE gene encoding bifunctional phosphoribosyl-AMP cyclohydrolase/phosphoribosyl-ATP diphosphatase HisIE: MNINFNKNNDGLVPAIVQDATTKNVLMLGYMNEEALKKTQDTKLLTFFSRTKNRLWTKGEESGNVLNLVDIKLDCDNDTLLVTVNPKGPTCHKGSDTCWNEANTESYGFLTKLENTIQSRVEAGNTEKSYVASLFAKGINKVAQKVGEEAVEVIIEAKDNNDDLFLNESADLLFHYLMLLQAKGFKLEDVVSILHNRNEN; encoded by the coding sequence ATGAACATAAATTTTAATAAAAATAACGACGGATTAGTCCCAGCAATCGTTCAAGACGCAACAACCAAAAATGTGTTGATGCTTGGTTATATGAACGAAGAAGCGCTTAAAAAAACGCAAGACACTAAGTTGTTAACCTTTTTCAGTCGTACCAAAAACCGACTTTGGACTAAAGGTGAAGAAAGCGGTAATGTTTTAAACTTAGTAGATATTAAATTAGATTGCGATAATGATACTTTGTTAGTAACTGTAAATCCAAAAGGGCCAACGTGTCACAAAGGAAGTGATACGTGTTGGAATGAAGCTAATACCGAATCTTACGGGTTTTTAACCAAACTGGAAAACACGATACAAAGTAGGGTAGAAGCTGGTAACACAGAAAAATCTTATGTAGCTTCATTATTTGCCAAGGGTATTAATAAAGTGGCTCAAAAAGTTGGTGAAGAAGCTGTGGAAGTCATTATTGAAGCTAAGGACAATAACGACGACTTATTTTTAAATGAAAGTGCCGATTTATTATTTCACTATTTAATGTTGTTGCAGGCAAAAGGGTTTAAGTTGGAAGATGTGGTTTCTATTCTTCATAACCGTAATGAAAATTAA
- the hisF gene encoding imidazole glycerol phosphate synthase subunit HisF produces MLTKRIIPCLDIKNGRTVKGVNFVNLRDAGDPVELAKQYAEKGADELVFLDISATLEGRKTMIEMVLKVAEQVNIPFTVGGGISSVEDVDVLLKSGADKISVNSSAVKRPELINELSSKFGSQCVVVAIDAKQVKGQWKVHLAGGSIPTEIDLFDWAKEVETRGAGEILFTSMNNDGTKNGFANDALAKLSDTVNIPIIASGGAGTIQHFTDTFKEGKADAALAASVFHFGEIEIKDLKEELKQKGVSVRL; encoded by the coding sequence TCATACCTTGTCTAGATATTAAAAACGGTCGCACTGTTAAAGGCGTTAATTTTGTTAATTTAAGAGATGCAGGCGATCCTGTAGAATTAGCAAAACAGTATGCTGAAAAAGGCGCAGACGAATTGGTGTTTTTAGATATTTCTGCAACTTTAGAAGGTAGAAAAACAATGATTGAAATGGTGTTAAAAGTCGCCGAACAAGTCAATATTCCATTTACCGTTGGTGGCGGAATTTCAAGTGTTGAAGATGTAGATGTACTTTTAAAATCTGGAGCAGATAAAATATCTGTAAATTCATCTGCTGTAAAACGACCAGAATTGATAAACGAATTGTCAAGTAAGTTTGGCAGTCAATGTGTTGTGGTTGCTATAGATGCCAAACAAGTTAAAGGACAATGGAAAGTGCATTTAGCTGGTGGAAGTATTCCAACCGAAATAGATCTATTCGATTGGGCAAAAGAAGTTGAAACAAGAGGCGCAGGTGAAATTCTGTTTACCTCTATGAATAACGATGGAACAAAAAATGGATTTGCAAATGATGCTTTGGCTAAACTATCAGACACTGTAAATATCCCAATCATCGCGTCTGGTGGCGCAGGAACTATTCAGCATTTTACAGATACCTTTAAAGAGGGAAAAGCAGATGCCGCTTTGGCTGCAAGTGTATTTCATTTTGGTGAAATAGAAATAAAAGATTTAAAAGAAGAATTAAAACAGAAAGGTGTTTCTGTTAGATTATAA